One Acaryochloris thomasi RCC1774 genomic window, GATAGCACAGCCGTGATTGCAATACCGATGGCTAATGTTTTCGCCGCGGAGGCGTAACCCGCTTGTGGACTCATGATCTGATCTGATCGAGTCGAGTTAAGGTGCTGGTCTGCTGCGTTGCCATATCTGACTGACGAGTTGCCACGCCATCAATCTGTGTTGCCATCTCTGATTGGCGCCTCGCCACACCATCAACCTTCTGCTCTATACGGTCAAGCTGCTGAGCTAACTGACTCTCTGAATCTGTTGACTGCATTCGATCTACTCCGCCGCTGTCCTGCTTCTATCGTACATACGTTTCACTGCAATGTGACGGAGGGGGAGCTAGGGAAAGTCTGGCGGATCACGAGCATTTGATTGCCACCTTTCTGAAGCTCGTAGGGAACTTGAGTCAGATGTACCGCATAGCCGGATGTTTTGAAAGTCTGCATGACTGAATCAAGATAGGACGATTGCTCCAGCATTAGCGTCAGCAGCGGAAAGATTCGAATCTCAGAACTGATGCGCAACATCTCGTGAATAGCGCTGTGATGAAAGGCTTCATCCACATGATCAGAGTACAGGAATAAGAAGTGAGAGCACAGCGCGAGGTCAAATTGGTTATCGGCAAACGGCAAATTAGGCAGCTCACCGACAAGATAACGACCTGCCTGCTTCCCTGATTCATAGTCCTGCAGGAATTTCTGAAGCACCTGCTCTCGGTTCTGGCGCAGATCTTCAGGTGACTGATGGTAAGACCAGATCCAGTCATCTGGAGAGGATTTGACTTGGTCGATAATGTCATCGACTACGGCATCGAAGCGCTGCTGAATCTCGGCACCGTTGAAAGCATAGACAGGATCGATTGAGGTGACTTGAAATCCTTGCTGGGTTGCTTCGGCGTTGAAGCTAGCGGGTCCATCACCGACGCCTAGAATCTGTTTACTCAGATCGCTTGTGCATAGACTAAACATTTGCTGATATTCGTCAAAGGATCGTCCGAAGGGAACGACGTTTGCGAGTTGCATGACCATAGGCTAATTCTCAGAATGCAACTCTATAGTAAGTGTTGATACTCAGTGAATGACAATCGTGGGATGTACGCTGACAGCGGCTACATTCATGCAGACCTTCGGAGCCAGCCATGAACCGTAAGCTTCTCTCTATTTCGTTAAGCGTACTGCTGAGTGTAGGAAGTGTTGGCTGCAATCTTATTCCTGCGAGTGACGAGATCGCACCTCCCCAACTCCTCGAACAAATTGAGGCTCAAGCCGCTCCCGTTATTTTAGATGTGCGATCTGCCCGTGAATATCGCGAAGGACACATCCCAGGCGCTATCAATATTGAGTTTCGGCAGTTGCCCCAAAGACTAAGTGAACTCCCCACCGCGACGGGACAGACCATCGTTGTATATTGTGAAACAGGCGTTAGAGCCGCTGTTGCCAACGTCACCTTACAAAACGCAGGTTATACAACGATCCTGCAGCTAGATGGACATATGAAAGCTTGGCGATCTAAGGGTTTACCGATCGAACAATTCGCGAGCTGAATCGGCGATTCATACGCTCCGACTGTAGCCATCACAGATAGCCCCATGCTGAATCAGATTAAAAACTACGTTCAGTTGACGCCGACAATCGGCACCTCCGGCCAGCCCACCGCTGATCAATTTAGCGTCATTGCTGACGCAGGCTATCAAAGCATCATCAACCTCGCAATGCCAGATTCAGATTACGCCATCGCGACAGAGGGGAGCATCGTTACAACGCTAGGAATGGCCTATATCCATATTCCGGTCCCCTTCGAGCAGCCCACTGCCCAACACCTGAAAATCTTCATTCAAGTCATGGATGCCTTTGCAGACCGCAACGTTTGGGTTCATTGCGCAGCGAACTATCGCGTCTCAGCCTTTCTCTACCACTATCGGCAACTCAGGCAGGGATGCTCGGCTCAAGTGGCCCGCTCTCCTATGTTTGAACGGTGGAAACCTGATGACGTTTGGCAAGCGTTCTTAGATCTAGAACATCACAAGCTTGGTCTAGATCACGCCTAATTGAGAAGCACGTAGCATTTTTGGTAACCAATCGCGATTTTTGAGATGCGATCGCAATAATGGATGAAGAGTCAAGCAACTAAAATTTAATCTCACATTGTGTTCAACAGTGACTCAAATGTGGGCAGACTAATGGGGCCAAACTGTCGCTAGGAGCTGCAGTCGTTTTCGATCTTTTAACAGAATGAAAACGCGCTCAGTCCTGCGGTGCGCCAGGGGTTAGTACAGCTTGACCCCACGTAAAAGCAACAAAGGTGAATGAAGTCCATGAAAAAAACTGTAGTTGGTCTCTTCTTGGCCAGTAGTCTCGGCATGATTGGGGCAATGGAATGGGTCGCTCCTGCTGCTATTGCTCAAACCGAATCGAGTACCATCACCTACAAAGTGGGAACTCAAAATATTCCACTAGAGGTCCGCGAGGACTTGGTGGCTGTACAGTTCAAAAGAACCCGTTCCGGTCAAGCACAACCCTTTGAGCGTTTGCAGCAAGATCTTCAAGGCGGTATCCGATCCGGTGCTGTCACAGTAGAACCCGTTCTCCAAACCTATGCGCTGATTAGCCTCAAGCGCGGGAGCCGTGGCGCAACCGTACGGGCACTTCAGCAACGGGCAGAAAATCTGGACTATGTAGAAGAGACAATTCCGGTGCTGTCTCGGCAGGACTCTGATCAGGCGGTTCTGCTGCCCAACGAACTGATGGTCACTATCGAGGGTGATACCGCACAGGTTAAGCAAGTCTTACAGCGCAACGATCTGACCTTGATTCGGCCTGTTCGCTTCACTCAAAATCGCTACTTGGTCAAAGCAAAATCAGCCCGAGGACTAGAGGTCTTAGACTTCGCCAATCAGTTGAACAATACATCTGAAATTGGATCAGCTTCCCCTAACTTTATTCAAGATCTGGTGGTTCCTGAGCAAGAGGCCGACGCCCCGCAGGCTACGCGCCAAGCAGCTCGCTCCGCTAGCGAAATGCCGTCCCTCCGTGACGGTCAATGGCATATTGATAGTCGCCCTCAACGCGGTCAGAGTGCTTCACGCGTCGATGTTCTAGCTCCAGAAGCTTGGGAAGAAAGCAAAGACGGAAAGGGGACCGTGGTTGCGGTGCTGGACAGCTTAATCCAGTGGGACCACCCAGACTTAAAGAAAAGCATGTACAAAGTCAGGAAGGTGGCAGATCCTTTGCCGAATGAGATACATGGCTGGGATTTTGTCGAGGACGACGCTGACACGCGCATGAGTCCATCAGAGATAGAGTGGCTAACCAGTCGTTTCCGTGACACCTTTTTACTCTCAGATGACAAGCTTGTGCAGGACTACGGCTTCAAGGGACAGTTCTCATACTGCAGCTATTACTATGCCCGCACACCTGCAGCCCATGCTAACTGTCTTCGCAGAGGCATTCGAGGAGAATCTGCGGGCACCTTTCACGGCACAATGGTTTCTGGTGTGATCGCGGCCAAATCCAAGAAAGGAGCCGTTGGGATTGCACCTAAGGCCAAAATCTTGCCCGTACGCGTCCTTGGGATTGAGGGCTATGGCAGCATGATTAACATTGCAGAGGGCATTCTTTATGCCGCCTCTCGTAATGCTGACGTGATTAACATGAGCCTCGGAGGTTCGTTCCCCAGCTATGTTCATCAAGAAGTCATCAAAGAAGTTCTGGCCGACAATCCTAACTTGGTGATCGTTGCTTCTTCCGGGAACGAAGCAACGCGTCCGGGCTATAGCGGTGAAGTTAGCTACCCTGCCGGATATCCGGGGGTTGTTGCAGTGGGCGCAACGGATTTAGAGGGACGCCGCAGCCCCTACAGCAGCTACGGAAGCCAGCTTGACGTGGTCGCTCCTGGCGGTAATACTGCGTCTGGCGTGACCGGGGGCATCTTGACCACGGGCGGTACCTTCCGTTC contains:
- a CDS encoding methyltransferase domain-containing protein, giving the protein MVMQLANVVPFGRSFDEYQQMFSLCTSDLSKQILGVGDGPASFNAEATQQGFQVTSIDPVYAFNGAEIQQRFDAVVDDIIDQVKSSPDDWIWSYHQSPEDLRQNREQVLQKFLQDYESGKQAGRYLVGELPNLPFADNQFDLALCSHFLFLYSDHVDEAFHHSAIHEMLRISSEIRIFPLLTLMLEQSSYLDSVMQTFKTSGYAVHLTQVPYELQKGGNQMLVIRQTFPSSPSVTLQ
- a CDS encoding rhodanese-like domain-containing protein, which translates into the protein MNRKLLSISLSVLLSVGSVGCNLIPASDEIAPPQLLEQIEAQAAPVILDVRSAREYREGHIPGAINIEFRQLPQRLSELPTATGQTIVVYCETGVRAAVANVTLQNAGYTTILQLDGHMKAWRSKGLPIEQFAS
- a CDS encoding protein tyrosine phosphatase family protein translates to MLNQIKNYVQLTPTIGTSGQPTADQFSVIADAGYQSIINLAMPDSDYAIATEGSIVTTLGMAYIHIPVPFEQPTAQHLKIFIQVMDAFADRNVWVHCAANYRVSAFLYHYRQLRQGCSAQVARSPMFERWKPDDVWQAFLDLEHHKLGLDHA
- a CDS encoding S8 family serine peptidase — encoded protein: MKKTVVGLFLASSLGMIGAMEWVAPAAIAQTESSTITYKVGTQNIPLEVREDLVAVQFKRTRSGQAQPFERLQQDLQGGIRSGAVTVEPVLQTYALISLKRGSRGATVRALQQRAENLDYVEETIPVLSRQDSDQAVLLPNELMVTIEGDTAQVKQVLQRNDLTLIRPVRFTQNRYLVKAKSARGLEVLDFANQLNNTSEIGSASPNFIQDLVVPEQEADAPQATRQAARSASEMPSLRDGQWHIDSRPQRGQSASRVDVLAPEAWEESKDGKGTVVAVLDSLIQWDHPDLKKSMYKVRKVADPLPNEIHGWDFVEDDADTRMSPSEIEWLTSRFRDTFLLSDDKLVQDYGFKGQFSYCSYYYARTPAAHANCLRRGIRGESAGTFHGTMVSGVIAAKSKKGAVGIAPKAKILPVRVLGIEGYGSMINIAEGILYAASRNADVINMSLGGSFPSYVHQEVIKEVLADNPNLVIVASSGNEATRPGYSGEVSYPAGYPGVVAVGATDLEGRRSPYSSYGSQLDVVAPGGNTASGVTGGILTTGGTFRSEFWDGVGDEAVEQWNGAFDPRGQYYYTQGTSFSSPVVAGVVALMKGEDRKRKLSSQQMMDILEQTSSLKNLERLPAGKQKLYYGSGLVDAQKAVQAVRDAL